The following proteins are encoded in a genomic region of Gouania willdenowi chromosome 6, fGouWil2.1, whole genome shotgun sequence:
- the zwilch gene encoding protein zwilch homolog gives MCSKVVSKAKDFYNTLRGLHEDKNRESCTYEEDIQVVKMSSDRISAVNLYSGNQNIFVCEQAVRKIEADFQQKLETSNGADEEDGGGGDDDANVLHTSVEPQPLTIMKARKLVSWYTLSQNPSMSAVESSPALHPLWVRCDMSDPAGTTWLGAETVRVTNKITGMKLYSITCKGSTADKESLMTIEDLKQEHKKRHHSSSVGIKGCARFNLFGSTVVENTTIESHSSVTVDFKWSHVESILEIPPLSSTATLNIKIASGDMRSPMFEMYKELEFLQTLAEGLRTGETEWMESPESMSAVSLIKSYLEELRNNEKTQQDPVPKTVETLKPEPETDTPIFNSFLERGDLDFVEQLWVRMRNSVTSYQDIGECLKLVTEALRHSDIKPWIHRDSSSSLSTLIRQSYHQQMDSVSLTGVTPVNMLLEMGLDKMRKDYINYLLGEGLTTLNHLCFYLSTEVDLQEQVIRLTKLHHLLEIVVNCSTYLALPYDRLFLLTQSCLQHYKTSPYDEEYEFKLQIKPALISHFYQKEHPVLWGIEVSSGHGPREVRTSLQLSDTPLVDHVVFETVYPNETVNGDPEDPWFFSTMMCCSLVTFTSV, from the exons ATGTGCTCGAAGGTTGTTTCTAAAGCGAAGGACTTCTACAACACTCTTCG AGGTCTTCACGAGGATAAAAACAGGGAATCGTGTACATATGAG GAAGACATCCAAGTTGTAAAGATGAGTTCAGACAGAATTTCTGCAGTGAATCTTTACAGTGGAAACCAGAACATCTTTGTCTGTGAACAAGCA gttAGAAAAATTGAAGCAGATTTCCAACAGAAATTGGAGACATCAAACGGTGCAGATGAGGaagatggtggtggtggtgatgatgatgctaATGTGCTTCACACAAGTGTGGAACCTCAGCCACTCACAATTATGAAAGCCAG GAAACTTGTGTCTTGGTACACGTTGTCTCAGAACCCCTCTATGTCCGCAGTGGAGAGCAGTCCTGCTCTTCATCCTCTGTGGGTGCGCTGTGATATGTCTGATCCTGCAGGAACGACTTGGCTCGGTGCTGAAACCGTCCGTGTGACCAATAAAATCACTGGAATGAAATTATACTCCATTACCTGCAAAG GTTCTACTGCAGACAAAGAATCCCTAATGACCATTGAAGATCTGAAACAGGAACATAAGAAACGACACCATTCATCCTCT GTGGGGATTAAAGGCTGTGCCAGATTCAACTTGTTTGGCTCCACCGTAGTAGAGAACACCACCATTGAGTCCCACAGCAGCGTGACGGTGGATTTTAAATGGAGTCACGTGGAGAGCATCCTGGAGATCCCACCTTTGTCCTCCACAGCCACACTT AACATCAAAATTGCCAGTGGAGACATGAGAAGTCCAATGTTTGAGATGTACAAGGAGCTAGAGTTTCTGCAG ACTCTTGCAGAGGGTTTAAGAACTGGTGAAACAGAATGGATGGAGTCCCCGGAGAGCATGTCAGCAGTTAGTTTGATCAAGTCCTATTTAGAAG AGCTCCGGAACAATGAGAAAACCCAACAGGATCCAGTGCCAAAGACAGTCGAG ACCTTAAAGCCAGAGCCTGAGACAGATACTCCCATTTTTAACTCCTTCCTGGAAAGAGGCGATTTGGATTTTGTGGAGCAGCTGTGGGTTCGGATGAGGAATA GTGTCACTTCATATCAGGACATTGGAGAGTGTTTGAAGCTGGTGACTGAGGCTCTGAGACACAGTGACATCAAACCCTGG ATTCACCGAGACAGCAGCAGCTCCCTCAGCACACTCATCCGTCAGTCATACCACCAGCAGATGGACAGCGTGTCCCTCACTGGTGTCACTCCTGTCAACATGCTGCTGGAGATGGGCCTGGACAAGATGAGAAAAGATTACATCAACTACCTCCTAG GTGAGGGCCTGACCACGTTGAACCATCTG TGTTTTTACCTGAGTACAGAGGTTGACCTGCAGGAGCAGGTGATCCGACTCACTAAACTGCACCACCTGCTGGAGATAGTGGTGAACTGCAGTACATACCTGGCTCTGCCCTATGACAGGCTGTTTCTCCTCACACA GTCGTGTCTGCAGCACTACAAAACGTCACCGTATGATGAGGAATATGAGTTCAAACTTCAAATTAAACCTGCGCTGATCAGCCATTTCTACCAAAA gGAACATCCGGTTCTGTGGGGCATCGAGGTGTCCAGTGGTCACGGTCCTCGTGAGGTCAGGACGTCGTTACAGCTCAGTGACACGCCTCTGGTGGATCATGTCGTCTTTGAAACAG
- the rpl4 gene encoding large ribosomal subunit protein uL4 has translation MACARPLISVFSEKGESAGKNVVMPAVFRAPIRPDVVNFVHTNMRKNNRQPYAVSELAGHQTSAESWGTGRAVARIPRVRGGGTHRSGQGAFGNMCRGGRMFAPTKTWRRWHRRINITQKRYAICSALAASAIPALVMSKGHRIEEIPEVPLVVEDKVEGYKKTKEAVLLLKKLKAWNDIKKVYASQRMRAGKGKMRNRRRIQRRGPCIVYNQDGGLTKAFRNIPGITLQNVNKLNLLRLAPGGHVGRFCIWTEGAFRKLDELYGTWRKPSSLKVDYNLPMHKMTNTDLSRILKSEEVQKALRAPVKKINRRVLKKNPLKNLKIMLKLNPYAKTARRHAILKHDPEIKAKMLKPKKRPGKKKAVPAKPKA, from the exons ATG GCTTGTGCCCGACCGCTCATCTCGGTCTTTTCCGAGAAAGGAGAATCTGCAGGCAAAAATGTGGTCATGCCTGCTGTGTTCAGAGCCCCAATTCGTCCTGATGTTGTGAATTTTGTTCACACCAACATGCGCAAAAACAACCGCCAGCCGTATGCTGTCAGTGAGCTGGCAG gTCACCAGACCAGTGCAGAGTCCTGGGGTACTGGAAGGGCCGTTGCTCGTATTCCTCGTGTCAGAGGAGGTGGTACTCACCGCTCTGGCCAGGGTGCGTTTGGAAAT ATGTGTCGTGGAGGCCGCATGTTTGCTCCCACCAAAACATGGCGTCGCTGGCACCGCAGAATCAATATTACCCAGAAGCGCTACGCCATCTGCTCCGCCCTGGCAGCTTCAGCCATCCCAGCTCTGGTGATGTCCAAAG GACACCGCATTGAGGAGATCCCTGAGGTCCCACTGGTTGTTGAGGACAAAGTTGAGGGATATAAGAAAACTAAGGAGGCAGTGCTCCTCTTGAAGAAGCTCAAAGCTTGGAACGACATCAAGAAG GTCTATGCCTCCCAACGTATGCGTGCTGGTAAGGGTAAGATGAGGAACCGACGGCGGATTCAGCGCAGAGGGCCCTGCATAGTCTACAACCAAGACGGAGGTTTAACTAAAGCCTTCAGAAATATTCCAG GAATCACTCTGCAGAACGTAAACAAGCTGAACTTGCTGAGATTGGCTCCTGGTGGACACGTCGGACGCTTCTGTATCTGGACCGAAGGCGCTTTCCGTAAACTGGATGAGCTGTACGGCACCTGGCGTAAACCTTCCTCCCTGAAGGTCGATTACAA CCTACCCATGCACAAGATGACCAACACAGATCTGAGCAGAATTCTGAAGAGTGAAGAGGTTCAGAAAGCTCTCCGTGCACCAGT TAAGAAGATCAACCGTAGAGTTCTGAAGAAGAATCCTCTGAAGAACTTGAAGATCATGCTCAAACTGAATCCTTATGCAAAGACAGCGAGACGTCACGCCATCCTGAAGCACGACCCAGAG